The following coding sequences lie in one Miscanthus floridulus cultivar M001 chromosome 9, ASM1932011v1, whole genome shotgun sequence genomic window:
- the LOC136484213 gene encoding mitochondrial uncoupling protein 1-like, producing the protein MPGDHGSKVDISFAGRFTASAIAACFAEICTIPLDTAKVRLQLQKNVVAAAAGDAAPALPKYRGLLGTAATIAREEGAAALWKGIVPGLHRQCIYGGLRIGLYEPVKSFYVGKDHVGDVPLSKKIAAGFTTGAIAISIANPTDLVKVRLQAEGKLAPGVPRRYTGAMDAYSKIARQEGIAALWTGLGPNVARNAIINAAELASYDEVKQTILKLPGFKDDVVTHLFAGLGAGFFAVCVGSPVDVVKSRMMGDSAYKSTLDCFVKTLKNDGPLAFYKGFLPNFARLGSWNVIMFLTLEQVQKLFVRKPAS; encoded by the exons ATGCCAGGGGACCACGGCTCCAAGGTCGACATCTCCTTCGCCGGCCGCTTCACCGCCAGCGCCATCGCAGCATGCTTCGCAGAG ATATGCACCATCCCTCTCGACACCGCCAAGGTCAGGCTCCAGCTTCAGAAGAACGTCGTCGCCGCTGCCGCCGGGGACGCCGCGCCAGCGCTCCCCAAGTACCGCGGCCTGCTCGGAACCGCCGCCACCATCGCTAGGGAGGAAGGCGCCGCAGCGCTATGGAAGGGAATCGTCCCGGGCCTCCATCGACAGTGCATCTACGGGGGCCTCCGCATTGGCCTCTACGAGCCT GTCAAATCCTTCTACGTCGGCAAAGACCATGTTGGAGATGTCCCTTTGTCCAAGAAGATAGCCGCCGGCTTCACAACTG GTGCCATTGCTATCAGCATCGCCAACCCCACTGACCTTGTCAAGGTCAGGCTCCAGGCTGAGGGCAAGCTTGCGCCTGGTGTGCCACGCCGCTACACTGGCGCAATGGATGCTTATTCCAAGATTGCTAGACAG GAAGGGATTGCCGCTCTGTGGACTGGCCTAGGACCAAATGTAGCGCGGAATGCTATCATCAATGCTGCTGAGTTGGCCAGTTATGATGAAGTCAAGCAG ACAATTTTGAAACTCCCTGGGTTCAAAGATGATGTGGTCACCCACCTCTTTGCTGGTCTTGGTGCTGGCTTCTTTGCTGTTTGTGTTGGTTCCCCAGTTGATGTG GTTAAGTCGAGAATGATGGGTGACTCAGCCTACAAAAGCACTCTCGATTGTTTTGTGAAGACACTTAAGAATGAT GGCCCTTTGGCATTTTACAAAGGCTTCCTGCCAAACTTTGCAAGACTGGGATCTTGGAATGTGATTATGTTCTTGACATTAGAGCAG GTTCAAAAGCTGTTTGTGAGGAAACCGGCAAGCTGA
- the LOC136484214 gene encoding uncharacterized protein yields the protein MWAHPFVLLRLLPTPFFRGSQVPNQGEEGIGKLLTASKGGGMAASDNHDLKALLQVRVSDEDGALVDALNRRAAVAAAATVARGEPSPSFFEGFALQGIRVESIRPGHILCSFTVPARLTAGDNHIAPGAVVALVDEIGSAASVSDGHHLKVSVDMSVNFVDLAAAAPGDALRITARALGHKGAYSGTHVLVANAATGQVVAEGRHSLFGKMKIRSNI from the coding sequence atgtgggcccacccCTTTGTCCTGCTCCGGCTCCTCCCCACCCCATTTTTTAGGGGCTCCCAAGTTCCCAACCAAGGGGAAGAAGGGATAGGCAAACTGCTGACTGCAAGCAAAGGGGGAGGCATGGCGGCTTCTGATAACCATGACCTGAAGGCGTTGCTGCAGGTAAGGGTGAGCGATGAGGATGGCGCGCTGGTGGACGCGCTGAACCGACGAGCTGCtgttgctgccgctgccaccgtcGCGCGGGGGGAGCCCAGCCCCAGCTTCTTCGAGGGGTTCGCGCTGCAGGGGATCCGCGTGGAGAGCATCCGCCCGGGCCACATCCTCTGCTCCTTCACGGTCCCCGcacgcctcaccgccggcgacaATCACATAGCCCCCGGCGCCGTGGTGGCCCTGGTGGACGAGATCGGCTCCGCCGCCTCCGTGTCCGACGGCCACCACCTCAAGGTCTCCGTCGACATGTCCGTCAACTTCGtcgacctcgccgccgccgcgcccgggGACGCCCTCCGCATCACCGCCAGAGCGCTCGGACACAAGGGCGCCTACTCTGGCACGCACGTCCTCGTCGCCAACGCCGCCACGGGGCAGGTCGTCGCCGAGGGGAGGCACTCGCTCTTCGGCAAGATGAAGATCAGGAGCAACATCTGA